The nucleotide sequence GCGCGGTGGCTGATGCAGGGGCAGGGGGGATTTCCTCCTGGGCGCGGTTGTCCTGAGAGGATGAGCGCCCCTGAGGAGCAGGAGCGAAGGCATTCAGCACGCGCTCATCGCGAGCCTTCAGCAGCGCTGGCAGCTCATGCTGAAGTGCCTGCACGTCGCGCTCGTTCAGAATCGCCATCGCGCGGAAGGCCCACTCACGCAGCGCCTCTCCGCCCATGAGCGGCAGCAGTTGGGCGGCTCCTCCCAGGAAGGCCCGCTGCAGGGACTGAACGAGGAGCACGTGCCCGGGACGCGCCGCCACCCGCGCCGCATGCCGCAGCAACTCGAACTCCACCTGCGCGCAGGTTTCCCCTGACTCCCAGTGCGCCGCGTCCTGGAGCTGGTAGCACGTGCTCCCCAGCCGGTCCAGGTCGAGGTCCGAGGCCCTCGCGCAGCAGTCGGCCAGCAGCTCCACCAGCACCTGCCGCTTGAGGCTGAAGTAGCCCTCCAGAAGCCACCGGGCATCCGGGTTGCTCGCGTCATGCAGCGCCAGCCCCAGGTTCTCCAGCGTCAGCGACTCATCCAGCGGCACCGCGCGCGTCTTGCGTCCGGAGCGCTGCACCACCAGGCCTCGCGCCGCCAGCCGCCGCAGCGCCTCGCGGATGGTGCCCCGACACACCTCATAGCGGCGCGCCAGCTTCGCTTCGGAGCCGAATTGTCCGCTCGGGTGCAGACGCCCCAGCGCGATATCGCGCTCGATTTGCGCCTCCACATAGGCCACGAGTCCTCGCCGTTCCATCCCCATTCCCCCTCCTCGTCACAGCATCGCCATCCAACCACAGGGGTCTGACATGGACGTGCGGGCCCACCCTTCTCATTGCCAGCCAGGGGGCACCCTCCGGGCCCGGTCGGAGAAAAACCTGTCCGACTGTCGGACAAGTTCGCGGGCCGCATGCGGCAAAAACCTGTCCGACTGTCGGACAGGTTTTGAGGCAACCGGCCCCGGGCGGGGCATCTGTCCGTGCCCACGTTCGCGTCCGCGTACGGCCACGACCGCAGCCCACCATCGAGGTGGGGCTTCATGCGGAGCATCCCTGTCCGACTGTCGGACAGGTCTTGAGGTAACCGACCCCGGGCAGGGGCCTCTGCCCGTGCCCCACCTTCGTGTCCGCGTACGGCCACGACCGCGGCCCACCATCGAGGTGGGGCTTCATGCGACGCATCCCTGTCCGACAGTCGGACAGGTTTCCGGAAAGCGTGCCCGGTGGGCGGCGCTGTGCTCCTCGCGGAGAACTTCAGGCCATGCCAACCCCTGTGCAAGTCGCTGCACGTCCGGGCGCCGGAAGGACGGGGTCTGGAGTTCGCGACGGCTGAGGGCGCCATCGACACGGCGTAGTGGCTCGACCCGGCCGTGGTGGCCTTTCGTGGTGGCATCAGTCCTTCGGAGCTGGAGGGCTTCGTTCGTCTTCACTGGCAAGTGGGCCCAGCGCAGCGAGGCCTTCTTCCAACTCACCGACCCGCAGCTCGCCGCTGCCCTGGACTCGCCCACGCCGCCAGTGCTGAAACGGCGTCCGGCATCCTGAGCCTGGGCACGCCGCTACGGCGCGAGCCGCGCGGTGCCCGTGCCCACCGTCTCCGGAGGCCGCATCATCCCGGCCGCCACGCGCAGGCCCAGCCAGCGCGGCGTGAAGCGCGTCAGGTTCGCTTGCATCCAGTTGCGCCACCCCGGCACCACCGACGCGCGGCCCTGGTCCAGTGCCTTGAGGGCGTGCAGCACCACCTCCTCCGCTGTCGCCATGGGACCGACCGCGGCCTGCTGGGTGCCCACCACCTCGAAGAAGGCCGTCTTCACGGGGCCCGGGCACAGCGCGAGCACACGCACGCCTCGCTCGCGCGTCTCCTCCGACAGCGCCTCCGTGAAGGACAGCACGAACGCCTTGCTGGCCGCGTAGATGGCCATGTACGGCACCGGCTGGAAGCCCGCGATGGACGCCACGTTGAGGATGCCGCCCACGCCGCGCGCGAGCATGTCCGGCAGGAACAGGTGGCTGGTGTCCGCCAGTGACGTGACGTTGAGCATCACCTGCTCGTGCTGCCGCGCGAACGGCGCCGCGTCGAAGGCGCCGTG is from Corallococcus exiguus and encodes:
- a CDS encoding SDR family NAD(P)-dependent oxidoreductase, producing MQTTSSQSPVRSSVSPSAPRGKAFPYAGHRALVTGASSGLGVEFARELAARGMDLILVARSEDRMRALAAELTEAHHIQVEVIALDLGREGAGRELYARCQEKGLRVDLLVNNAGFGTHGAFDAAPFARQHEQVMLNVTSLADTSHLFLPDMLARGVGGILNVASIAGFQPVPYMAIYAASKAFVLSFTEALSEETRERGVRVLALCPGPVKTAFFEVVGTQQAAVGPMATAEEVVLHALKALDQGRASVVPGWRNWMQANLTRFTPRWLGLRVAAGMMRPPETVGTGTARLAP
- a CDS encoding FadR/GntR family transcriptional regulator, producing the protein MGMERRGLVAYVEAQIERDIALGRLHPSGQFGSEAKLARRYEVCRGTIREALRRLAARGLVVQRSGRKTRAVPLDESLTLENLGLALHDASNPDARWLLEGYFSLKRQVLVELLADCCARASDLDLDRLGSTCYQLQDAAHWESGETCAQVEFELLRHAARVAARPGHVLLVQSLQRAFLGGAAQLLPLMGGEALREWAFRAMAILNERDVQALQHELPALLKARDERVLNAFAPAPQGRSSSQDNRAQEEIPPAPASATAQVNAVEARPGVEERGLDCPTPAVESSEGLVQEHGFRVEQTSGPLRSPASIGLVPCEPDGACDGDSVSAAVGDVSCCRTGSAALGVEEQLVPRGSRGFSQGAGHTDAGPLHGGRVPLGWWAARLWRFIAMTLGLPAS